One region of Desertifilum tharense IPPAS B-1220 genomic DNA includes:
- the abc-f gene encoding ribosomal protection-like ABC-F family protein, producing the protein MPQSPYLSAFGLTYELPGDRTLFQNLQLSLAEGDRVALVGANGIGKSTLLKILAGNIEPSRGSVQRHCPLYYLPQISTLQSQIKGDRVQDFLFSLSDEWWHISEILETQFNTVLDWSLSLDRLSGGELTKLFLAIGLAQHPQVLLLDEPTNHLDYLALEELSQFLQQFAGAFAIVSHKPFFLDRVVETTWELTPDGVNLYGGNFSLYREQKHSRLSARWRSHEVAKKELKRAKTSAQQESQRAAQSRRNGRHQAGSMPKILAGGLKRKAEVTAGKLKQKHAAAIADATQKVTQTKVRTQKATSIQLESTHPQHKNLIAIQGANLWVGDRLLIENIQFHLAFGERVAIAGTNGSGKSCLAQAILNREGTPAFLESGEILLSPALKVVYLDQTYEWVNRDFTILENMQAANPDLEYQLLRQQLGHFLFFNDEVHKPASVLSGGELARLALAMLGIAQIDLLILDEPTNNLDIPTVEQMVEAVNEYQGGLWVISHDLDFLSRIQITDSYHVHLRSLQRTQYLPDSLQEYYEELRQRTAFNNIAG; encoded by the coding sequence ATGCCACAATCGCCTTATTTATCGGCGTTTGGCTTAACGTATGAACTTCCGGGCGATCGCACGCTCTTCCAAAACCTGCAACTCAGCCTTGCTGAGGGCGATCGCGTGGCGCTTGTGGGTGCCAATGGTATCGGAAAATCAACGCTTCTGAAAATTCTCGCCGGGAACATTGAGCCGAGTCGTGGTTCTGTGCAACGCCATTGCCCCCTCTACTACTTACCCCAAATCAGCACTCTCCAATCGCAAATCAAAGGCGATCGCGTGCAAGATTTTCTGTTTTCCCTCTCGGATGAGTGGTGGCACATTAGCGAGATCCTCGAAACCCAGTTTAATACCGTATTGGACTGGTCTTTATCGCTCGATCGACTTAGCGGCGGCGAACTCACCAAACTGTTTCTCGCCATTGGGTTAGCCCAACACCCCCAGGTTTTGTTGCTTGACGAACCTACCAATCACCTCGATTATCTCGCCCTAGAAGAACTCTCGCAATTTCTCCAACAGTTTGCAGGAGCATTTGCGATCGTTTCTCACAAGCCCTTCTTTCTCGATCGGGTGGTTGAAACTACTTGGGAACTCACGCCCGATGGGGTTAACCTCTATGGGGGGAACTTCTCGTTATACCGCGAACAGAAACACTCCCGATTATCGGCAAGATGGCGATCGCACGAAGTTGCGAAAAAAGAACTCAAACGGGCTAAAACTTCCGCCCAACAAGAATCTCAACGCGCCGCTCAATCTCGTCGCAACGGTCGCCATCAAGCCGGGAGTATGCCTAAAATCCTGGCAGGGGGGTTAAAACGTAAAGCGGAAGTTACCGCCGGGAAACTCAAGCAAAAGCACGCTGCCGCGATCGCCGATGCCACTCAAAAAGTAACTCAAACCAAAGTCCGCACCCAGAAAGCCACCAGCATTCAGCTTGAATCTACCCATCCCCAGCATAAAAATCTGATTGCCATTCAAGGGGCGAATCTCTGGGTTGGCGATCGCCTCTTGATTGAAAATATTCAGTTTCATCTCGCGTTTGGGGAACGAGTGGCGATCGCCGGAACGAATGGTTCGGGGAAATCCTGTTTAGCACAAGCGATTCTCAACCGGGAAGGAACGCCCGCTTTTCTAGAATCGGGTGAAATCCTCCTTTCTCCAGCCCTGAAAGTAGTCTATCTCGATCAGACTTATGAATGGGTGAATCGAGATTTCACAATTTTAGAGAATATGCAAGCCGCCAATCCCGATTTAGAGTATCAATTGCTCCGACAGCAGCTTGGACATTTTCTATTCTTCAATGATGAGGTGCATAAACCCGCATCAGTCCTGAGTGGCGGCGAATTGGCAAGATTAGCGCTGGCAATGTTAGGGATTGCTCAAATTGATTTGCTGATTCTCGATGAACCCACAAACAATCTAGACATTCCAACCGTAGAGCAGATGGTAGAAGCGGTTAATGAATATCAGGGTGGGCTATGGGTGATTTCTCACGATCTCGATTTCCTCAGCCGCATTCAAATTACAGACTCCTATCATGTGCATCTGCGATCGCTGCAACGAACCCAGTATTTACCCGATTCTCTCCAGGAATACTATGAGGAGCTAAGGCAAAGAACCGCATTCAACAACATCGCGGGGTAG